A single genomic interval of Solimonas sp. K1W22B-7 harbors:
- a CDS encoding PaaI family thioesterase yields MSSIEQFLPHVLNHPLHRAMGVERIEASEGRSRIEIDVGPTMVNAAGMFLGGNVYTICDMACYAALLSELPEGENAVTHDIHVSLMRGARAGDRVVFTGRVIRRGRSVAFMEAEARCGEEIVARATVTKSILKPRS; encoded by the coding sequence GTGAGTTCGATTGAGCAGTTCCTGCCGCATGTCCTGAATCACCCCCTGCACCGCGCCATGGGCGTGGAGCGCATCGAGGCCTCCGAAGGGCGCTCGCGCATCGAGATCGACGTGGGACCGACCATGGTCAATGCCGCCGGCATGTTCCTGGGCGGCAACGTCTACACGATCTGCGACATGGCCTGCTACGCGGCGCTGCTGAGCGAACTGCCCGAGGGCGAGAACGCGGTGACGCACGACATCCACGTCTCGCTGATGCGCGGCGCCCGCGCCGGCGACCGCGTGGTGTTCACCGGCCGTGTGATCCGGCGCGGCCGCTCCGTCGCCTTCATGGAAGCGGAGGCGCGTTGCGGCGAGGAGATCGTGGCCCGCGCCACCGTCACCAAGAGCATCCTGAAACCGCGCTCCTGA